Proteins from a genomic interval of Sinobacterium caligoides:
- a CDS encoding cytidine deaminase, with the protein MKVEDQLYLAAKGLIEKRYPTGWGGAAAIRTESGRIITSVAPDVLNDALSLCMEVGAYLEAHKINEKVTHSLCLTREDEDSEILILTPCGVCQERLVHWGGDVMAAVTNEGNRLIFKSLRELQPYHWSAVNGSLL; encoded by the coding sequence ATGAAGGTTGAGGATCAATTATATTTGGCGGCTAAGGGCTTAATAGAGAAGCGCTATCCGACGGGGTGGGGCGGTGCCGCAGCCATTAGAACTGAGAGTGGTAGGATTATCACCAGTGTGGCTCCCGATGTTCTGAACGATGCGCTATCCCTGTGTATGGAAGTTGGCGCCTACCTTGAAGCTCATAAGATCAATGAAAAGGTGACCCACTCTCTCTGTCTTACAAGAGAGGATGAAGACTCGGAAATATTAATCTTAACTCCGTGTGGCGTTTGTCAAGAGCGTCTAGTGCATTGGGGCGGAGATGTCATGGCTGCAGTGACTAATGAAGGCAACAGACTTATCTTTAAGTCGTTGCGGGAGTTGCAGCCTTATCATTGGTCTGCGGTCAATGGTTCGCTGCTCTAG
- the uvrB gene encoding excinuclease ABC subunit UvrB: MSKSAVEHKVKGRPFQLQSKYQPAGDQPKAIAELVDGLQSGLLGQTLLGVTGSGKTFTVANVIEQVQRPTIVMAHNKTLAAQLYGEFKEFFPNNAVEYFVSYYDYYQPEAYVPSSDTFIEKDAAVNEHIEQMRLSATKALLERSDVIVVATVSAIYGLGDPKSFLGMVMHLDRGDIVDQREILRRLAELQYTRNDLDFRRATYRVRGDVIDVYPADSELEAVRIELFDEEIDNLSLFDPLTGEILQRLPRVTIFPKSHYVTPRDTLLKASDRIEDELRERLQQLRENNKLVEAQRLEQRTKYDLEMIRELGYCNGIENYSRYLSGREGGDAPPTLYDYLPEKALVVIDESHVSIPQIGAMYRGDRSRKETLVEYGFRLPSALDNRPMKFDEWESKVPQAIYVSATPAVYEEEHADAVVEQVVRPTGLLDPTIEVRPATTQVDDLLSEIKKRVAVGERVLVTTLTKRMSEDLTDYYDDLGVRVRYMHSGIDTVERVEIIRDLRLGEFDVLVGINLLREGLDMPEVSLVAILDADKEGFLRSERALIQTIGRAARNLNGRAILYGDRITGSMERAIKETERRRKTQQAFNEANGITPKGLQKSVTDILEAGRAPGAKGKGRRAKETKRGGSQQSLDPAAMTPLQLEKAIKKLEDAMLQHARDLEFEEAASVRDELKVLRDQVFKHG, translated from the coding sequence GTGTCTAAATCTGCGGTAGAGCATAAGGTCAAGGGGCGTCCCTTCCAATTACAGTCCAAGTATCAGCCGGCGGGTGATCAGCCCAAGGCTATCGCGGAATTGGTCGATGGCTTGCAAAGCGGCTTGTTGGGGCAGACCTTGTTGGGAGTGACGGGCTCGGGCAAGACTTTTACTGTCGCCAACGTCATCGAGCAAGTGCAGCGGCCAACTATCGTGATGGCACATAACAAGACGCTGGCGGCACAGCTGTATGGTGAGTTTAAAGAGTTTTTCCCTAACAACGCCGTCGAGTACTTTGTCTCCTACTACGATTATTATCAGCCAGAAGCGTATGTGCCCTCGTCCGACACCTTTATTGAGAAGGATGCAGCGGTTAACGAGCACATCGAGCAGATGCGTCTGTCGGCCACAAAGGCGCTGTTAGAGCGCAGTGATGTTATCGTGGTGGCGACGGTTTCGGCGATCTACGGTCTCGGCGACCCGAAGTCTTTCCTCGGCATGGTGATGCACCTCGATCGCGGTGATATCGTCGATCAGCGTGAGATCCTTCGTCGTCTGGCTGAGTTGCAATACACCCGTAACGACCTCGATTTTCGCCGTGCGACCTACCGGGTACGCGGTGATGTAATTGATGTCTATCCCGCGGATTCGGAGCTGGAGGCGGTGCGCATTGAGCTGTTTGATGAGGAGATCGACAACCTATCGTTATTTGACCCGTTGACCGGCGAGATACTGCAGCGCCTGCCTCGAGTGACCATTTTCCCGAAAAGCCACTACGTGACCCCCAGAGATACGCTGCTGAAGGCGAGTGACCGCATTGAGGATGAGCTGCGCGAGCGTTTACAGCAGCTGCGCGAAAACAACAAGTTGGTTGAGGCGCAACGTCTTGAACAGCGGACTAAATACGATTTAGAAATGATTCGTGAGCTGGGTTACTGCAACGGCATCGAGAACTACTCGCGCTACCTATCTGGGCGTGAGGGCGGTGATGCTCCTCCGACCCTATACGACTATCTGCCAGAAAAGGCGTTAGTGGTGATTGATGAGTCGCATGTTTCGATTCCTCAGATTGGCGCCATGTACCGCGGTGACCGTTCGCGCAAAGAGACATTAGTAGAGTACGGCTTCCGCCTGCCGTCGGCGCTCGATAATCGACCGATGAAGTTCGACGAATGGGAGAGCAAGGTGCCGCAGGCGATCTACGTCTCGGCAACACCGGCAGTTTACGAGGAAGAGCATGCCGACGCCGTGGTTGAGCAAGTGGTGCGTCCCACCGGTTTGCTCGACCCGACAATCGAGGTGCGACCGGCGACGACCCAGGTAGATGACTTGCTATCCGAAATTAAGAAGCGTGTTGCTGTCGGTGAGCGAGTGTTGGTGACGACGTTGACCAAGCGCATGTCGGAAGACCTGACCGACTACTATGATGACCTCGGGGTGAGGGTGCGCTATATGCACTCCGGCATCGACACTGTAGAGCGCGTCGAAATTATTCGTGACCTACGCCTGGGTGAGTTCGATGTACTGGTCGGCATCAATCTGTTGCGTGAAGGTTTGGATATGCCCGAGGTTTCGTTGGTGGCAATTCTCGACGCCGATAAAGAGGGCTTCTTGCGTTCCGAACGGGCGTTGATCCAGACGATCGGTCGTGCTGCGCGTAACCTTAACGGTCGTGCGATCCTCTATGGGGATCGTATTACTGGCTCGATGGAGCGGGCGATCAAGGAGACCGAGCGACGCCGGAAGACGCAGCAGGCGTTCAACGAGGCTAATGGTATTACCCCCAAGGGGCTGCAGAAGTCGGTGACTGATATTCTCGAGGCGGGGCGGGCACCGGGCGCCAAGGGTAAGGGGAGAAGGGCCAAAGAGACAAAGCGTGGCGGCAGTCAGCAGAGCCTGGATCCCGCGGCCATGACACCGTTACAGCTGGAGAAGGCGATAAAGAAGTTGGAAGATGCCATGCTGCAGCACGCGCGTGACTTAGAGTTTGAGGAGGCTGCATCGGTACGTGATGAGCTGAAAGTATTGCGTGACCAGGTGTTTAAACACGGCTAA
- a CDS encoding bifunctional allantoicase/(S)-ureidoglycine aminohydrolase, producing MSNSYYAPKGGHPGQEVLHTGRAVFTEAYAVIPKGVMRDIVISYFPHWELTRGWVIARPLSGFAETFSQYILEVQPNGGSESPEDDEGAESVLFVVEGGVRLTIDGEQHDLEPGGYAYLPAGCNWQLHNHGTVNANFHWIRKRYQAVKGIDKPEAFVINEKDVEPIEMPGTDGGWKTTRFVSQDDMRHDMHVNIVSFEPGGVIPFEETHVMEHGLYVLEGKAVYLLNKDWVEVEAGDFMWLRAFCPQACYAGGPKRFRYLLYKDVNRHAKLNGYFAPPA from the coding sequence ATGAGTAATAGCTATTATGCCCCCAAAGGCGGGCATCCTGGACAAGAAGTGTTGCATACGGGAAGGGCTGTTTTTACAGAAGCCTACGCGGTCATTCCCAAGGGCGTAATGCGAGACATCGTCATTAGCTACTTCCCGCACTGGGAGCTCACTCGTGGTTGGGTAATCGCAAGACCACTCTCTGGTTTCGCTGAGACATTCTCTCAATACATCTTAGAGGTTCAGCCTAATGGTGGTAGCGAATCTCCTGAAGATGACGAAGGCGCTGAGTCTGTATTGTTTGTGGTTGAGGGCGGCGTGAGATTGACCATTGATGGTGAGCAGCACGATCTTGAGCCTGGTGGCTATGCATACCTACCTGCAGGCTGTAACTGGCAGCTGCACAATCACGGCACCGTTAATGCTAACTTCCATTGGATCAGAAAGCGTTATCAGGCAGTAAAGGGTATCGATAAGCCAGAAGCGTTCGTCATTAACGAGAAAGATGTTGAGCCGATCGAAATGCCTGGTACGGATGGCGGCTGGAAAACAACACGCTTTGTGAGTCAAGACGATATGCGTCATGACATGCACGTGAACATCGTTAGCTTTGAGCCCGGTGGAGTAATACCTTTTGAAGAAACACACGTCATGGAGCATGGCCTGTATGTGTTAGAAGGTAAGGCTGTCTACTTATTGAACAAAGACTGGGTAGAGGTCGAAGCAGGTGACTTCATGTGGTTGAGAGCATTCTGCCCACAAGCGTGTTATGCCGGTGGTCCCAAGCGCTTCCGCTACTTGCTGTACAAAGATGTAAACCGCCACGCTAAGCTCAACGGTTACTTTGCGCCACCGGCGTAA
- a CDS encoding LURP-one-related/scramblase family protein, which yields MSDVINHNVFLVKEHVGMFKAANNFDIYDPSTGEVIMECREPSLGFLTKMLRFTDYKRMTPFDIQIRTPDGQRVVRIQRGISILLSKITVSDHNNKTIGGFAQKFFSIGGAFDVLNEDGQPICQLQGKWTGWDFSFTRNGEEVANVSKKWAGLGKEMLTSADNYVLQIADHVPKDDSVRKLILAAVMCIDMVLKE from the coding sequence ATGAGTGATGTGATTAATCACAATGTGTTTTTGGTGAAAGAGCATGTTGGTATGTTCAAAGCGGCTAATAACTTCGATATTTACGACCCTTCAACAGGGGAAGTGATCATGGAGTGCCGGGAGCCTTCCTTGGGTTTTTTAACCAAGATGTTGCGTTTTACCGATTATAAGCGAATGACCCCCTTCGATATTCAGATCCGAACGCCTGACGGTCAACGAGTCGTACGTATTCAGCGCGGCATTTCCATTCTACTCTCTAAAATTACCGTGAGTGATCACAACAACAAGACAATCGGGGGTTTTGCACAGAAGTTTTTCTCGATAGGGGGGGCGTTTGACGTACTAAATGAAGACGGGCAGCCGATTTGTCAGTTACAGGGCAAGTGGACGGGGTGGGACTTTAGTTTTACCAGGAACGGAGAAGAAGTGGCCAACGTCTCAAAAAAGTGGGCAGGCTTGGGTAAAGAGATGCTCACTAGTGCTGACAACTATGTTTTGCAAATAGCCGATCATGTGCCTAAAGATGATAGTGTTAGAAAACTGATTTTGGCGGCAGTCATGTGTATCGATATGGTGTTAAAAGAGTGA
- a CDS encoding LysR family transcriptional regulator codes for MNWDNIRFFLAVIERESISAAAAALGVNHSTVIRRITQFEEELSMKLFNRLASGYQLTADGQLIAERARGLEAEIVELQKIALCEERPFSGLLRIAAPDNDLFDLAASCATFSSRYPTLQLDIQFGSDSVNLTQLQSDVAIRLTNTPDELLVGRELGKVKYRPYVHRDLLAKLGAGAMERYPWVSWSGTDGSAEFDRWLRAQSTQLRVAATTNSEPAALALVKAGIGAAYLPVAMVGEVEELCVLPIKPACLELGIWVLVHRDLRHVDKVKAFVNFITDELRRQII; via the coding sequence ATGAACTGGGATAACATACGTTTTTTTCTCGCAGTGATTGAGCGAGAGTCTATATCGGCTGCTGCAGCGGCACTGGGGGTGAACCACAGTACCGTTATACGACGCATAACTCAGTTTGAAGAGGAGTTGTCGATGAAGCTGTTTAATCGCTTGGCCAGCGGCTATCAACTTACCGCAGATGGTCAGCTTATTGCGGAGCGGGCAAGGGGGCTCGAGGCTGAAATCGTCGAGTTACAAAAAATAGCGCTGTGTGAAGAAAGGCCCTTTAGCGGTTTATTGCGTATCGCGGCCCCAGATAATGATTTATTTGATCTTGCCGCAAGCTGTGCGACATTCTCTAGTCGTTACCCAACGTTGCAGTTGGATATACAGTTTGGTAGTGATTCTGTGAATTTAACTCAGCTGCAGTCTGATGTTGCCATTCGCCTGACCAATACGCCAGACGAGTTGCTAGTCGGTCGAGAATTAGGCAAAGTGAAATACCGCCCCTATGTTCACCGTGATTTACTGGCGAAACTGGGAGCGGGGGCGATGGAGCGATACCCCTGGGTTAGCTGGTCTGGTACCGATGGCAGTGCTGAGTTTGATCGCTGGCTGAGGGCGCAGTCAACGCAGCTTCGTGTCGCGGCTACAACAAACTCTGAGCCAGCAGCGCTGGCGCTCGTTAAAGCAGGTATCGGTGCTGCTTATTTGCCGGTAGCCATGGTAGGTGAGGTAGAAGAGCTGTGCGTACTGCCTATTAAGCCTGCGTGCCTTGAATTAGGTATCTGGGTTTTGGTGCATAGAGATCTTCGTCATGTTGATAAAGTGAAAGCCTTTGTGAATTTTATTACTGATGAGTTGCGTCGGCAGATAATTTGA
- the psaC gene encoding photosystem I iron-sulfur center protein PsaC: MSHAVKIYDTCIGCTQCVRACPLDVLEMVPWDGCKSGQIAASPRTEDCVGCKRCETACPTDFLSIRVYLGDET; the protein is encoded by the coding sequence ATGAGTCATGCTGTTAAGATTTACGATACCTGTATTGGTTGTACTCAATGTGTTAGAGCCTGCCCATTGGATGTGTTAGAAATGGTGCCATGGGATGGATGTAAGTCAGGGCAAATCGCTGCCTCTCCACGCACTGAAGATTGTGTAGGCTGCAAACGCTGTGAAACGGCTTGCCCAACAGACTTTCTGTCGATAAGAGTTTATTTGGGGGATGAAACCTAA
- a CDS encoding pyridoxamine 5'-phosphate oxidase family protein — MPSTTKINSVWSEIERQIFSTVGFVTPDQHARTSGVVHTLDDNKVYFSVENQSWKARHIAKNPYVSLTVIAPRRIPLLPWVKLPPATISFSGKAVITNFSERSPAIKQALFRGTANKKAVAKALLVEVVPQGYFLTYGIGMPFWKMVNPSKAQQRVKIAPRTTC; from the coding sequence ATGCCATCAACGACAAAAATTAACAGTGTTTGGTCAGAGATTGAGCGACAAATCTTTTCTACCGTAGGCTTTGTCACACCAGATCAACACGCCAGGACATCGGGTGTCGTTCACACGCTTGATGATAACAAAGTTTACTTTAGCGTAGAAAATCAATCATGGAAGGCACGGCACATTGCAAAAAACCCTTACGTTTCACTCACCGTCATTGCTCCGAGGCGGATCCCCCTGTTGCCCTGGGTAAAGCTGCCACCCGCCACCATCAGCTTCTCTGGCAAAGCTGTGATAACCAATTTTTCCGAACGCTCCCCGGCAATCAAGCAGGCACTCTTTCGCGGCACCGCTAACAAAAAGGCCGTGGCGAAGGCTTTGTTGGTCGAGGTGGTGCCTCAAGGGTATTTTTTGACCTACGGTATTGGCATGCCATTCTGGAAGATGGTCAACCCAAGCAAGGCCCAACAGCGGGTAAAGATAGCGCCGCGCACAACATGCTAG
- a CDS encoding MarR family winged helix-turn-helix transcriptional regulator, translating to MSDWISQMEGLALGSRLRRFSDHLSSEINAVYKAKKVDFNPRHFPVISLICLNPNDQLSIRDIAEETALTHSSISQTVTKLEEIGLCKRETSTTDERRIIVRPTDKALELVEVQLKPIWEAIQTVTNENLPSDATGFWPALSQAEDIMYGEPLSRKILKLL from the coding sequence ATGTCAGATTGGATTTCACAAATGGAAGGGCTAGCACTGGGCTCGCGCTTGCGACGATTCAGCGACCACCTGTCTTCGGAGATCAATGCCGTCTATAAAGCAAAGAAGGTAGATTTCAACCCGCGCCATTTTCCGGTGATTTCATTGATCTGCCTAAACCCAAACGACCAACTCTCCATTCGGGATATCGCTGAGGAGACCGCGCTCACTCACTCGTCGATCAGTCAGACAGTGACCAAACTTGAAGAAATAGGCCTGTGCAAGCGAGAGACCAGCACAACAGATGAAAGAAGAATTATCGTACGGCCAACTGACAAAGCGTTAGAGCTTGTCGAGGTGCAGCTGAAACCGATCTGGGAGGCGATTCAAACAGTGACCAATGAAAACCTACCCAGCGATGCCACCGGTTTTTGGCCAGCACTCAGCCAGGCAGAGGACATTATGTACGGCGAACCGCTGTCTAGAAAGATTCTCAAATTACTATAA